The Gemmatimonas phototrophica region GCACCGCGCGAGCCCATGGCGCCGTCGGCGTACAGCTTCACGGCGCGCACCCACACTTGCCCGTCGTAGAGCGCCGAGCGTGGGCCCATGCCGAAGTAGTGCGTGAGGGCGGCCGCGTTGTCGGAGATCATGATGTAGAGGCGCAGGTCGAGCTCTTTCTGCTTGGCCATGTCCTCGTAGAGCTCAATCATTTCGCGCGACGCGCCGGCGTCGTGCATGCCCACCAGCCCCCAGCGGTGCATGAGCTTCACGGCGTCCTTGTGCATGGCGCGCCACTCTTGAATGGAGGGGGTGGGCACCTTGCTGCTCACAATGCCTTCGGCGTTGTCCACCAGTACGCCAGTGGGCACGCCCTTGGCATCGCGTACGATCTTGCCGCCGCTCGGCTCCTTCGTGGCGGCCGTGAGCCCGGCCACCTTCATGGCCGCCATGTTGGCCAGCTGCGCGTGTCCGTCAATGCGTTCCAGCAGCACCGGGTGGTCGGGGAGCGCGGCGGTGAGTGCGTCGTGTGTGGGGAAGGCGGTGCTCCCCCAGGCGTTCTGGTCCCAGCCGCGCCCAATGATCCACTGCCCCTTGGGGGTGGTTTTGGCGCGCTCCACCACGCGGGCAATGACCTCGTCGTAGCTCCTGGTGCCTACGAGGTCTACGCTGCGCAGCTTTTTGGCGAGGTTGTTGAAGTGGGCGTGTCCGTCCACCATGCCCGGAATGATCGTGCGCCCGCCGGCGTCCACCACCTTGGTGTTGGCGCCCTTGAGGGACGCCGCTTCGCGCGCCGAGCCGGTAAAGACAATGCGCCCGTTGCGCACGGCGAACGCCTCCACGAGGGGGCGGCTGTCGTCGACGGTATAGACCCGGGCGTTGGTGACAATGAGGTCGGCCGGGGTCTGCTGGGCCGTGGCGGGCTGGGCCAGCGAGGCGAGGGCAGCGACGGCGAGGGCCGCGGCGCGTGGGGCAGGAGCAAGCATCGGAGCAGTGGGGCCGGAGGGCAGCGCCGCGGTCGGGTGACCGGCGCACTCCGATGCTATGGCCAGTGATGGGGAAAGTCTACCGGTTTGAGCTGACGTGCTCGGCCTCTCATTGGCCCGGGCTCGTAGGCTGGCACCGCTGAACTGCATGACGAGGACTGTGACGGTGCGGGCGACACACACTCCCCACCTCCGCGAGATCAAAAATCAAAAAAATGAACAACCTCTCGGCAGCAGTACGCCGCCCGCCTATGCCGGAGCCAGTCCTCGTTTGGACGCCCTGTCCGCCCAATCGGAGCAGTCCTCGTAAGGCAGTTCCTACGGTGTCGGCCACTGGCACCAGAGCAAGGGCTGGCACCGCTGAACTGCATGACGAGGACTGGGACGAGGACTGGCCCGTGGAGTCGGAGAGGTCGTCCATACGAGGACTGCGACGGTGAGGGCGACACACACTCCCCACCTCCGCGAGATCAAAAATCAAAAGAATGAACAACCTCTCGGCAGCAGTACGCCGCCCGCCCATGCCGGAACCAGTCCTCGTTTGGACGCCCCGTCCGCCCAATCGGAGCAGTCCTCGTAAGGCAGTTCCTACGGTGTCGGCCACTGGCACCAGAGCAAGGGCTGGATCGCTGAACCGCATGACGAGGACTGCTCCGTGGAGTCGGACAGGGCGTCCAGACGAGGACTGTGACGGTGTGGGCGACACACACTCCCCACCTCCGCGAGATCAAAAATCAAAAGAATGAACAACCTCTCGGCAGCAGTACGCCGCCCGCCCATGCCGGAGCCAGTCCTCGTTTGGACGCCCCGTCCGCCCAATCGGAGCAGTCCTCGTTATGCAGTTCCAACCCAAGCCAGCCCCTAACACCAGTCTCGCCGAAGCAGGTGACAAGCAACTGACACGATGCCAGCACACTTGGCACCATGGAGCTCGCTGAAACCACCAGGGTCATTCTGGCCGCGTTCTTCGACGTCTATCGGCATTTCAATAACCGACTGCCCGAGCCGCATTGCTCCAAAGCCATCGCCATCTGGCTGGAGGACCATGGCGTGCCCGCCGAGCGCGAGGTGCCGGTTGAGGTGCACTACCGCGGACGCCTGCTCACCACCATGCGCATGGATCTCGTGGTGAACCAGCAGGTAGTTGTCGAGTGCAAACGCCTCCCGCGCCTGCTCGACACCCACCGACTCCAGCTGCTCGGCTACCTCCGAGGGACACCCTATGAACACGGACTATTGCTGAACTTCGGCCCGTCACCCGATCACCGGCGCGTGGTGTCGCGCAAGCAGTGAGATGGCGGTGGGCCGCTGGCACCGGTGTTGGAGGCCGTTGGTCGCCCGCCCATGCCGGAGCCAGTCCTCGTTCGGACGCGCTCTCCGCCCGCACGGAGCAGTCCTCGTAAAGCCGTGCCAACCCAGCCAACCCAATACACTGGCGCCAGCCGCGCTACGTTGCCGGCGCCAGCAACTGGTCCACCGCCGCCACCAGATCGCGCATATCAAAGGGCTTGGCCAGCATGGGGGTGCCGTCGTCCACGTCGCGTACCAGCTGCTCACTGGCCGAAAAGCCGGTCACGTACAGCACCGCAACCTCGGGACAGCGGGCGCGCAACCAGCGCACCAGCGTCGGTCCTGATGCGCCCGGCAACACGACGTCGGTCACCACGACATTGATCTGGCCGCTCCGGGCCTCGAACAGCTGTTGCGCCTCGGGTACGTCACCCGCTTCGAGCACCGTGTAACGCGCGTCGCGCAGCGCTCGCGCGACCACGTGGCGCAACGGTGTGTTGTCTTCCACCAGCAGCACAACACCGCCCGTCGTACTGCCCCGTGGC contains the following coding sequences:
- a CDS encoding amidohydrolase, yielding MLAPAPRAAALAVAALASLAQPATAQQTPADLIVTNARVYTVDDSRPLVEAFAVRNGRIVFTGSAREAASLKGANTKVVDAGGRTIIPGMVDGHAHFNNLAKKLRSVDLVGTRSYDEVIARVVERAKTTPKGQWIIGRGWDQNAWGSTAFPTHDALTAALPDHPVLLERIDGHAQLANMAAMKVAGLTAATKEPSGGKIVRDAKGVPTGVLVDNAEGIVSSKVPTPSIQEWRAMHKDAVKLMHRWGLVGMHDAGASREMIELYEDMAKQKELDLRLYIMISDNAAALTHYFGMGPRSALYDGQVWVRAVKLYADGAMGSRGAALLEPYSDDANNTGLLLSAPAHIQEVAEAGLKAGFQINTHAIGDRGNRVVLDAYEKALDKTPMANHRFRVEHAQILHQDDIPRFAQLGVIPSMQASHQTSDMYWIGKRLGPTRLYGAYAWQSLLQTGVVIPNGSDFPVEEVNPLISFHASIARQDARDWPMGGWFPAERMSREDALRSMTLWPAYAGFQEQEMGSITPGKYADFVILDQDIMKVPAEMVLRTSVLATYLGGRLVYAK
- a CDS encoding GxxExxY protein, with amino-acid sequence MELAETTRVILAAFFDVYRHFNNRLPEPHCSKAIAIWLEDHGVPAEREVPVEVHYRGRLLTTMRMDLVVNQQVVVECKRLPRLLDTHRLQLLGYLRGTPYEHGLLLNFGPSPDHRRVVSRKQ